A part of Prolixibacteraceae bacterium genomic DNA contains:
- a CDS encoding MarR family transcriptional regulator → MANKELVINNPTMNLEQKTIRLLGCVAQEFQAKYIKALAPLGLSPLQTNILHVLDYGPKEGLTVNQIKKLQIEESPNISRALNKLMDKGFIIKNRNSPDQRVVQIQITEDGRVLHEKADELTASLLQLDLSENEMETLYGILRRL, encoded by the coding sequence ATGGCAAATAAAGAATTGGTAATAAATAACCCTACGATGAACCTTGAGCAAAAGACAATAAGATTGCTCGGTTGTGTTGCTCAAGAGTTTCAAGCTAAATATATCAAAGCGTTAGCACCATTAGGTTTATCTCCATTGCAAACAAATATTTTACATGTGTTAGATTATGGACCCAAAGAGGGATTAACCGTAAATCAAATAAAGAAGCTTCAAATTGAAGAGAGTCCCAATATTTCTCGTGCATTAAATAAACTTATGGATAAAGGGTTTATTATAAAGAATCGTAATAGTCCAGATCAAAGGGTGGTTCAGATTCAGATTACAGAAGATGGTCGGGTGCTTCATGAAAAAGCTGATGAGTTAACAGCATCTCTATTACAACTTGATCTTTCAGAGAATGAGATGGAGACCTTATATGGTATCTTGAGAAGACTATAA
- a CDS encoding leucine-rich repeat domain-containing protein: MKKNLYVLLFILSQTLSGWSQDISQFRYEHTNIKLEDGSIHKGIKIYGYNGEYPQEEFRFPDEIDGIPVLKIWQFGNSQIKGRLILPKHLLSIGESAFQICDQLIGEIIIPESVVEIGEKAFEGCRGFTGPLNLPKKLKYLGANAFSDCSKIVGPLYIPASVKEIPDNAFTWCRGLKGDLIIPEGITSIGDNAFSQCESLNGTLSIPSTVKKIGVNAFGGCRNITGDLVIPNGVKTVESSTFNHCGFDGQLHIPESVTSIGQRAFYECNNLIGALTLPSNLATLKEAAFFNCTNLNGALTIPSTLVTLPKRAFENCNNLIGDIVLPEGISTIPERCFYNCRNLSGVLRLPSSVKVVEKESFTANNYNKIVFSNQLESIGANAFKRCHNVTGSIDFPKTLKVIGYSAFELCENISGNLIFPPLLEVIGSNAFKGCPKLVGDITIGKNVKTLGSNIFNSCTGLTGIFTLESSASMPITTMLLKSNFSEINIPNGVVSLDNGSALPPFNINKYYNHILPTDFPFSVKKVTLGKDLRSLSGSFFQGFYNIEEVVCNSTIPPTITEACFEPKVFSDASLKTSLPAKYKSADGWKKFSNLNYNASAIDWGYKVFVYEDEKVREEGLMVTGYWGDFDEDAFVIPTSIDGKKVIAIGADAFKEDGAHKMKGELVIPEGIRVIGSSAFKSCTNLSVPPRFPSTLSIIEASAFEGCSGLSGGITFPSNLKKIGNAAFKNCSGLDQNIVFADEAKLQSIGDSAFESCSNITGGISIPINVATIGKFAFAHCRNLDGVLEFKKGTKLNKAEDFVFYGCEKLKRVKGEEDSRLYNIGAFAFGGCSQLEFDFTLAHRAFNIGPGAFYGCRNMYGKMRLLKKNQHVGLGAFVGCTKMTSVSLGDYGYPSGPMVLTAGTRKEMLELIQTIGVDMNDDSYELVKRCASQKGILDSGLKKVTKIVYFNQISGALFAGCNDITQVFCSFSKPPIISKDLFEQSVYDQAELLVCDVKYYQESEGWSQFKNILPDPSKWSTAPFVYDHGDIHEEGIMITSYNGLDLSKSIVIPSEINGKKVLKLKKGMIRYYHAQGALILPKGLRVIDNNVFNDAWITGDLVIPSSVVSIGDKAFFSCNRLDGQLIFEEGSKLETIGKNAFTSCRFKGDLRIPASVKSLGEGSFDWCYDLDGSLYLEEGIQIKAIPNNCFNGCKKLKGNLNFPETLIKIGDNAFSGCEAITGEITIPSTVQYIGTSAFESCRGLTGSIELPSSIKSIESSVFKGCSGLSGALSLNNNITSIGESAFRGCSGLSGTLSLNNNITSIGESAFRGCSGLTENVTIPSKMVEIAPYSFYGCSGIEGLTIPEGVTQIGTAAFYECSNIQGALNIPSTVKEIGDYSFTSCQKIDAIHFDKSSTLERIGMMSFMKCKQLSGVISFPNTVVEISYGAFAADPLVNGKIVMPTSIKYLGNGAFSQTNINIFTIQDNIKSLEIGGSVKLEDIEPELTYFKEYDELSRHKSQTLPKSLEKFVLGKNIEWIKGDFFLYSCTNIDHVVSRNTTPPKLSEGFFYDTVTRDALLSVPTIEEYSTATPWKNFRNIKQEGSTDDWQTVPYSFKVGENTITGVKIVGYTGGYSDEEFVIPTVIGGDIVYAIGDNAFKDNHLMKGQLTLSSKIREIGKYAFQNCSNLKGSLKVPDDVLRIDDYAFAGCSGFVGELDLNYELEYLGTGAFMECSSFKNNITIPYKLTEVKDLTFYGCRNIRDLSFSSSKNIKKIGVEAFAGCAIELQSHTLPASVTHIRYGAFAKCKFYNNFTLPQNVTHVGFGAFSNTTLKNLTFPDEIKEVHFEDKSSAESYFSSCEYSDILSGLKLHQTIMSGKNTFSEELETITIGENITSMDNGIFDGCEKLLKVTSMNPTPPRITKGLFEVSVYRFTTLFVNDKSAYRKANGWKEFANVVNIDELSEWETSSVYETNGDGNTQFVGIQIDGFNGNYDMESFAIPTMIDGRKVVSIGPDAFKFKVNLMGTLHFPRTLKTIHKGAFERSQFIVGDLDIPASVEIIDESAFKGCSGLNGRLIFQEGSQLKKIGKSAFQSCSSLKGDIIIPNGVKTMEDMVFASCTALDGSLTLPTDVTKIGNSTFMYCENLKGEIFIGSSVEEVGNGCFADCKNITSVKFVEDTKLKTIGALAFSGCDKLAKLPEIPNSVKLIHVGAFSYCSQLSGELKLPTSIEEIGKAAYIGTGYNKLVIPDEVNEIKMNSSSDFINPNSFSNAKLLEYYPNYIKLLKEEGCMPSSLQDIHIGRYVTALGDDMFKGCSEIQKITAIPVSAPSISSKYFDAKVYNNAVLHNSNPISYDSAKGWKDFTKSHMIMNLSDWEYEDYVYESNGIREEGIIINGYHGPLNTQAFVIPSQIDDKTVLAIGDGAFSEKEARTNKSTTNKHLKGVLVLPSNIRSIGSAAFERCEDLTGALNIPTSVHSIGAYAFYSCIGIDKELNFGRSPQLSFIGPYAFYSCTNMKGGITIPSGLTAVEEATFFDCHSLDGTLLFDSKTKIKRIGASAFFNCKKIKTLQIEDNSALEVIDMFAFASCSQMNIDLKFIRNAKTIESGAFYDCSQLRGDLTIPNTIEALGFGTFSGCPDLKKVQFEEGLSSFHFIRNSEVKLRIMSAVFNGANLSSVIAISKLKPNYYNTFFKLSHSFNTALEEIILPSTLTEVPDELFAGITTLDEVICDAVTPPVLHENSFNMSNVDKVKLTVPMSSIGAYKADVLWSKFFMDKSSAVISLSKTSSVNVYTKDGNIQIDNDNGLQKVEVYNMMGVKLSEKSCRSNSLSIPLNGSSILLIRLIFQDGSIKVVKI, translated from the coding sequence ATGAAAAAAAATCTCTACGTTTTACTATTTATTTTGTCCCAAACTTTGTCTGGTTGGTCACAGGATATAAGCCAATTTCGGTATGAACATACAAATATTAAATTAGAAGATGGCTCGATTCATAAAGGAATTAAAATATATGGGTATAATGGAGAATACCCTCAGGAAGAATTTCGTTTTCCTGATGAGATTGATGGTATTCCTGTATTAAAAATATGGCAATTTGGAAATAGCCAGATAAAGGGTCGATTAATTCTTCCCAAACATCTTTTATCTATTGGCGAGAGTGCTTTTCAGATATGTGATCAATTGATTGGTGAGATTATTATACCAGAATCCGTTGTGGAGATTGGTGAAAAGGCATTCGAAGGTTGCAGAGGTTTTACTGGTCCACTTAATCTTCCTAAAAAGTTAAAATATTTAGGTGCTAATGCTTTCTCTGATTGTAGTAAAATTGTTGGACCGTTATATATTCCTGCTTCTGTCAAAGAGATTCCAGATAATGCCTTTACATGGTGTCGAGGTTTAAAAGGAGATCTTATTATACCTGAAGGAATAACGAGCATTGGAGATAATGCCTTCTCTCAATGTGAATCTTTGAATGGGACATTATCCATTCCCTCGACTGTTAAAAAAATCGGAGTAAATGCATTCGGTGGTTGTAGGAATATTACGGGAGATTTGGTCATCCCTAATGGAGTAAAAACAGTTGAGAGTTCTACATTTAATCATTGTGGCTTTGATGGACAATTGCATATTCCAGAAAGTGTTACATCCATCGGTCAACGAGCTTTTTACGAGTGTAATAACCTTATTGGTGCATTAACACTACCTTCAAATTTAGCTACTTTAAAAGAGGCCGCTTTTTTTAATTGTACAAATCTTAATGGGGCATTAACTATTCCTTCGACATTAGTAACATTACCAAAGCGGGCTTTTGAGAATTGTAATAATCTTATTGGTGATATTGTATTGCCAGAAGGGATAAGCACGATTCCAGAGCGTTGTTTTTATAATTGTCGTAATCTCTCTGGAGTACTACGTCTTCCGAGTAGTGTGAAGGTTGTAGAAAAAGAGTCATTTACTGCAAATAATTATAATAAGATTGTTTTTTCAAATCAACTGGAGAGTATTGGGGCTAATGCTTTTAAAAGATGTCACAATGTGACAGGATCTATAGATTTTCCAAAAACACTTAAAGTTATTGGTTATAGTGCTTTCGAGTTGTGTGAAAATATATCGGGAAATCTAATATTCCCTCCTTTACTTGAAGTTATTGGAAGTAATGCCTTTAAAGGCTGTCCAAAATTGGTGGGAGATATAACAATAGGCAAGAATGTAAAGACGCTTGGTTCTAATATATTTAATTCGTGTACGGGATTAACAGGGATTTTTACATTGGAAAGTTCTGCCTCTATGCCTATCACTACGATGCTCTTGAAATCGAATTTTAGTGAAATTAATATTCCTAATGGAGTAGTGAGCTTAGATAATGGAAGTGCGTTACCTCCTTTTAATATAAATAAATATTACAATCATATCTTACCTACAGATTTTCCTTTTTCGGTGAAGAAAGTGACATTAGGAAAAGATCTACGTTCGCTTTCAGGTAGCTTTTTTCAAGGATTTTATAATATTGAAGAGGTTGTATGTAACTCTACTATCCCTCCTACCATTACAGAAGCCTGTTTTGAACCTAAAGTCTTTTCTGATGCATCTCTTAAGACGTCATTGCCTGCGAAATACAAATCGGCAGATGGATGGAAGAAATTTAGTAACCTTAATTATAATGCTTCAGCTATCGATTGGGGGTATAAAGTATTTGTATATGAGGATGAAAAAGTTCGTGAAGAAGGTTTGATGGTTACTGGATACTGGGGGGATTTTGATGAAGATGCATTTGTTATTCCTACTTCTATTGATGGAAAGAAAGTGATTGCAATTGGAGCAGATGCATTTAAAGAAGACGGTGCTCATAAAATGAAAGGAGAGCTTGTCATTCCTGAAGGAATACGTGTGATTGGATCCTCTGCCTTTAAGAGTTGTACTAACCTTAGTGTACCACCTCGATTTCCTTCCACCTTATCAATTATTGAAGCGAGTGCATTTGAAGGCTGTAGTGGTTTATCGGGAGGTATTACTTTCCCATCGAATCTAAAAAAGATTGGTAATGCTGCGTTTAAAAACTGTAGTGGATTGGATCAAAATATTGTATTTGCAGATGAGGCCAAATTACAGTCAATTGGAGATAGTGCTTTTGAGTCGTGTTCTAATATTACAGGAGGGATTTCTATTCCTATAAATGTAGCCACAATTGGAAAGTTTGCATTTGCTCATTGTCGTAATTTAGATGGAGTATTAGAATTTAAGAAGGGGACGAAATTAAATAAAGCTGAGGACTTTGTTTTTTATGGTTGTGAGAAGTTAAAGCGAGTTAAAGGAGAAGAAGATTCTAGACTATACAATATTGGTGCTTTTGCCTTTGGAGGATGTAGTCAATTAGAGTTTGATTTCACTTTAGCTCATAGAGCCTTTAACATTGGTCCTGGAGCATTCTATGGGTGTCGGAATATGTATGGAAAAATGCGCTTGCTAAAGAAAAATCAACACGTTGGTTTAGGCGCATTTGTAGGTTGTACTAAGATGACGTCGGTGAGCCTTGGGGATTATGGTTATCCCAGTGGACCTATGGTATTAACCGCAGGAACACGAAAGGAAATGCTAGAGCTAATCCAAACCATTGGGGTGGATATGAATGATGACTCTTATGAATTAGTGAAGAGGTGTGCTTCTCAAAAAGGGATCTTGGATAGTGGATTAAAAAAGGTAACAAAGATAGTCTATTTTAATCAAATATCTGGGGCCTTATTTGCTGGATGTAACGACATTACTCAAGTGTTTTGCTCTTTCTCTAAGCCTCCAATCATTTCTAAAGATCTATTTGAACAGTCTGTTTATGATCAGGCCGAATTGCTTGTGTGCGATGTGAAATATTATCAGGAGTCAGAGGGATGGAGTCAGTTTAAAAATATCCTACCAGATCCATCTAAGTGGAGTACTGCACCATTTGTATATGATCATGGAGATATTCATGAAGAGGGGATCATGATTACATCATATAATGGATTAGATTTATCTAAAAGTATCGTAATACCCTCAGAAATTAATGGAAAGAAGGTGTTAAAGCTCAAAAAGGGAATGATCAGATACTATCATGCTCAGGGAGCTCTAATTCTTCCCAAAGGTTTAAGAGTTATTGATAACAATGTCTTTAATGATGCATGGATAACCGGTGATTTGGTTATCCCATCAAGTGTTGTAAGTATTGGAGATAAAGCTTTCTTCTCATGTAATCGTTTGGATGGTCAATTGATTTTTGAAGAAGGATCAAAATTAGAGACTATTGGAAAGAATGCATTCACAAGCTGTAGATTTAAAGGAGACCTACGTATCCCTGCATCTGTGAAATCACTGGGCGAAGGATCTTTTGATTGGTGTTATGATCTCGATGGTTCACTATATTTAGAGGAAGGAATACAGATTAAAGCCATACCTAACAATTGTTTTAATGGTTGTAAAAAGTTAAAGGGTAATCTAAATTTTCCTGAGACATTAATTAAAATTGGTGACAATGCATTTAGTGGTTGTGAAGCGATAACGGGAGAAATTACTATCCCAAGTACGGTTCAGTATATTGGGACAAGTGCATTTGAATCTTGTCGTGGATTAACCGGGAGTATCGAATTGCCAAGTTCGATAAAGAGTATTGAATCTAGTGTTTTTAAAGGATGTAGTGGTTTAAGTGGAGCACTCTCTTTGAACAACAACATTACTAGTATTGGCGAAAGTGCATTCAGGGGATGTAGCGGTTTAAGTGGAACTCTCTCTTTGAACAACAACATTACCAGTATTGGTGAAAGTGCATTCAGGGGATGTAGCGGTTTAACCGAAAATGTAACTATTCCAAGCAAGATGGTTGAGATTGCACCTTATAGCTTTTATGGGTGTAGTGGCATCGAAGGACTAACAATTCCAGAGGGAGTAACTCAAATTGGTACAGCAGCCTTTTATGAATGTAGTAATATTCAAGGGGCGTTGAATATTCCATCGACGGTTAAAGAGATTGGAGATTATAGCTTTACTTCCTGTCAAAAGATCGATGCGATTCACTTTGATAAGAGTAGTACATTGGAGAGAATTGGGATGATGAGCTTTATGAAATGTAAGCAATTGAGTGGGGTAATATCTTTTCCAAATACAGTTGTAGAGATATCTTATGGCGCTTTTGCTGCGGATCCGTTGGTTAATGGTAAAATCGTGATGCCAACATCTATAAAGTATCTTGGTAATGGAGCATTTTCACAAACCAATATAAATATTTTTACTATACAGGATAATATAAAATCACTTGAGATTGGTGGTTCTGTAAAGTTGGAAGATATTGAACCTGAATTGACATATTTCAAAGAATATGATGAGTTGTCTCGCCATAAATCACAAACTTTACCCAAGTCATTAGAAAAGTTCGTTTTAGGTAAAAATATAGAATGGATAAAAGGAGATTTTTTCCTATATAGTTGTACAAATATCGATCACGTTGTATCGAGAAACACTACACCACCTAAGTTAAGTGAAGGGTTTTTCTATGATACAGTTACTAGAGATGCTTTGCTTTCTGTACCGACCATTGAAGAATACTCAACCGCAACGCCTTGGAAGAATTTCAGAAATATTAAACAAGAAGGATCTACTGATGATTGGCAAACTGTTCCCTACTCATTTAAAGTCGGTGAAAACACGATAACAGGTGTGAAGATAGTAGGTTATACCGGAGGTTATTCTGATGAAGAGTTTGTTATTCCAACAGTTATTGGTGGAGATATTGTGTATGCCATCGGAGACAACGCTTTCAAAGATAATCATCTAATGAAAGGACAGTTAACATTATCTTCTAAAATACGTGAAATTGGTAAGTATGCATTTCAAAACTGCAGTAATCTAAAGGGGAGCTTAAAGGTTCCTGATGACGTATTGCGAATAGATGATTACGCTTTTGCGGGTTGTTCTGGCTTCGTAGGGGAATTAGACTTGAACTATGAACTAGAATATCTTGGAACAGGAGCATTTATGGAATGTTCGAGCTTTAAAAATAATATTACTATTCCATACAAACTTACTGAGGTGAAAGATCTTACATTCTATGGTTGTAGAAATATTCGAGACCTTAGTTTTTCGAGTTCTAAAAACATAAAGAAGATTGGTGTCGAAGCATTTGCAGGTTGTGCTATTGAATTACAGAGTCATACTTTACCAGCATCTGTAACTCATATTAGATATGGAGCCTTTGCAAAATGTAAGTTCTACAATAACTTTACGCTACCTCAAAATGTAACTCATGTTGGTTTTGGTGCTTTCTCTAATACCACATTAAAGAACTTAACCTTTCCTGATGAGATAAAAGAGGTTCATTTTGAAGATAAGTCTTCTGCAGAAAGTTATTTCTCATCTTGCGAGTATAGTGATATTCTTTCAGGGCTGAAACTGCATCAAACGATCATGTCTGGTAAGAATACCTTCTCTGAAGAATTGGAAACGATCACTATCGGAGAGAATATTACCTCTATGGACAATGGAATCTTTGATGGATGTGAGAAGCTATTAAAGGTAACGAGCATGAATCCTACTCCTCCAAGAATAACGAAGGGGTTATTTGAAGTAAGTGTTTATCGTTTTACGACATTATTTGTAAATGATAAATCGGCCTATCGTAAAGCAAATGGTTGGAAAGAGTTTGCAAATGTGGTTAATATAGATGAGTTGTCGGAATGGGAAACTTCAAGTGTTTACGAAACCAATGGTGACGGTAATACTCAATTTGTAGGAATACAGATAGATGGATTCAATGGCAATTATGATATGGAGTCGTTTGCTATACCTACTATGATTGACGGGAGGAAAGTCGTTAGTATTGGACCTGATGCATTTAAATTCAAAGTAAACCTGATGGGAACGCTTCACTTTCCTCGTACTTTAAAGACGATACATAAAGGGGCTTTTGAAAGAAGTCAATTTATTGTAGGAGATCTTGATATTCCTGCGAGTGTTGAGATAATTGATGAGAGCGCATTTAAAGGTTGCTCAGGATTGAATGGAAGACTGATTTTTCAAGAAGGATCTCAATTAAAGAAGATTGGTAAAAGTGCATTCCAATCATGTTCGAGTTTAAAGGGAGATATAATTATTCCTAACGGGGTAAAGACGATGGAGGATATGGTCTTCGCAAGCTGCACTGCATTGGATGGCTCTTTAACTTTACCTACAGATGTGACTAAAATTGGTAATAGTACCTTCATGTATTGTGAAAACTTAAAGGGTGAGATCTTTATTGGATCTTCTGTAGAAGAAGTGGGGAATGGTTGTTTTGCAGATTGTAAGAATATTACTTCTGTGAAGTTTGTCGAGGATACGAAGCTAAAAACTATTGGTGCACTTGCATTCTCAGGGTGTGATAAGCTCGCAAAGCTACCAGAGATTCCAAATAGTGTAAAATTAATTCATGTTGGAGCATTTAGCTACTGTAGTCAATTAAGTGGTGAGTTAAAACTACCGACAAGTATTGAAGAGATCGGAAAAGCGGCATATATAGGTACAGGTTACAATAAGCTTGTTATTCCTGATGAGGTCAATGAGATAAAGATGAATAGTTCAAGCGATTTTATTAATCCGAATTCGTTCTCTAATGCGAAGTTGTTGGAGTATTACCCGAACTATATAAAATTATTGAAAGAAGAAGGATGTATGCCTTCATCACTTCAAGACATCCATATTGGTCGTTATGTTACAGCTTTAGGAGATGATATGTTCAAAGGTTGTAGTGAAATTCAAAAGATTACAGCCATTCCAGTTTCTGCTCCATCGATTTCATCTAAATACTTTGATGCTAAGGTGTATAATAATGCGGTGCTGCATAATTCTAATCCTATATCATATGATAGTGCTAAAGGATGGAAAGACTTCACAAAGAGTCATATGATAATGAATCTTAGCGATTGGGAATATGAGGACTATGTATATGAAAGTAATGGAATTCGCGAAGAAGGTATCATAATAAATGGTTATCATGGACCTTTAAATACTCAAGCTTTTGTAATACCTAGTCAAATTGATGATAAAACAGTTCTTGCTATTGGTGATGGCGCTTTTAGTGAAAAAGAGGCTCGTACCAATAAATCAACTACCAATAAACACCTCAAAGGGGTACTCGTTCTTCCGAGTAATATACGATCTATTGGAAGTGCTGCTTTCGAAAGATGTGAGGATCTTACTGGAGCGCTAAATATTCCAACTTCTGTCCATTCGATTGGAGCATACGCATTTTATAGTTGTATTGGTATTGATAAAGAGTTGAATTTTGGTAGGAGTCCACAGTTGTCTTTTATTGGTCCTTACGCCTTTTATTCATGTACTAACATGAAAGGTGGAATAACAATTCCTTCAGGCCTCACAGCAGTTGAGGAGGCTACGTTCTTTGATTGTCACAGTTTGGATGGTACTTTGCTTTTTGATTCTAAAACAAAAATAAAGCGTATTGGAGCTAGTGCATTCTTCAATTGTAAAAAGATCAAGACCCTTCAAATAGAGGATAATTCAGCGCTAGAAGTGATTGATATGTTCGCCTTTGCTAGTTGCTCTCAGATGAATATAGACCTGAAGTTTATACGTAATGCAAAGACAATTGAGAGTGGCGCATTTTATGATTGTAGTCAATTAAGGGGAGATCTAACTATTCCTAATACGATAGAAGCGCTTGGTTTCGGGACATTTAGTGGTTGTCCAGATCTGAAGAAAGTACAATTCGAAGAAGGACTGTCTTCATTCCATTTTATTAGAAATAGTGAGGTGAAGCTTCGTATAATGTCTGCTGTATTTAATGGAGCGAATCTGTCTTCAGTTATTGCGATTAGTAAGCTAAAACCCAATTACTATAATACGTTCTTTAAACTGAGTCACTCATTTAACACTGCGTTGGAAGAGATAATATTACCATCGACTTTAACTGAAGTACCTGATGAACTTTTTGCAGGTATTACGACACTAGATGAAGTTATTTGTGATGCAGTTACACCTCCTGTACTACACGAAAATAGTTTCAATATGTCCAATGTAGACAAGGTGAAATTAACCGTTCCAATGAGTAGTATTGGTGCCTACAAAGCGGATGTATTATGGTCTAAGTTTTTTATGGACAAGTCATCTGCAGTCATTTCATTATCCAAAACTAGTAGTGTGAATGTTTATACTAAAGATGGTAATATTCAGATTGATAATGATAATGGTCTACAGAAAGTTGAGGTGTATAATATGATGGGAGTAAAGCTAAGCGAAAAGAGTTGTAGATCGAATAGTCTCTCTATTCCTCTAAATGGATCTTCTATCTTATTAATCCGTCTAATATTCCAAGATGGATCGATCAAAGTGGTTAAGATATAA